In the Sarcophilus harrisii chromosome 3, mSarHar1.11, whole genome shotgun sequence genome, one interval contains:
- the LOC105750121 gene encoding zinc finger protein 665-like isoform X2, with the protein MLENAENLLSLGLPVPREDLISHVERGGLRNSSTDAETWFDIKEMSANLNMISMEDFFQYSEYRVVFPNHKRNHIGEEHCEWHAHKKALRKSSSVANDKNIHPEEKTPECHECDKAFLVSSSLANHQRIHAGEKSYECKKPGKTLRERSTPAKYERIHMEKQSYICNQCGKNFQCYAKLAQHQRIHTGEKPYKCKECGKAFIHHPSLAKHQRIHTGEKPYKCNECGKAFTRSDNLHEHQRIHTGEKPYECNDCGKAFTYHSYLIAHKRIHTGEKPYECNECGKAFIQSSSLHKHQRIHTGEKPYECNECGKAFIQSSSLRKHQRIHTGEKPYECNECGKAFMDHSYLAVHQKIHTGEKPYECNECGKAFTKSSYLVAHQRIHTGEKPYECNECGKAFTRHSHLDAHKRIHTGEKPYECNECGKTFTYHSNLAVHQRIHTGEKPYDCNECGKAFTNRSYLVVHQRIHTGEKPYKCNECGKAFVDHSYLVVHQRTHTGKKLYECNECGKAFTRRSCLVVHQRIHTGEKLYECNECGKVFTQLSNLTSHQRIHIGEKPYECKECGKAFTKRSSLVVHQRIHTGDKLYECNECGKTYTKHYFLDVHQRIHTGEKPFECNECGKAFRRRSSLVIHQRIHTGEKPYKCNQCGKAFTKRTYLVAHQRIHTGEKPYECNECGKAFLDHSYLAVHQRIHTGEKPYECNQCGKAFIYHSHLAVHQRIHTGEKPFKCNDCGKAFSRRESLGKHVKIHTGQKPSDNAQILDSNKECTLEKNF; encoded by the exons ATGCTGGAGAATGCCGAAAACTTGCTCTCCCTGG GACTTCCAGTTCCCAGAGAAGATCTCATCTCCCATGTGGAAAGAGGAGGCCTGAGGAACTCCTCTACTG ATGCAGAGACATGGTTTGATATCAAGGAGATGAGTGCAAATCTGAACATGATCTCAATGGAAGACTTTTTTCAATATAGTGAATACAGGGTTGTTTTTCCTAACCATAAAAGAAACCACATTggagaggaacattgtgaatgGCATGCACacaaaaaagctttaagaaagagTTCCAGTGTTGCTAATGATAAGAATATACATCCTGAAGAGAAGACACCCGAGTGTCATGAATGTGATAAAGCTTTTCTTGTATCCTCTTCCCTTGCTAACCATCAGAGAATCCATGCTGGAGAGAAATCTTATGAATgtaagaaacctggaaagactttgagAGAGCGATCTACTCCTGCTAAATATGAGAGAATTCACATGGAAAAACAATCTTACatatgtaatcaatgtggaaagaatTTCCAGTGTTATGCCAAATTGgctcaacatcagagaattcacactggagagaagccttataaatgtaaggaatgtggaaaagctttcataCATCATCCCAGTCttgctaaacatcagagaatccacactggagagaagccttataaatgtaatgaatgtggaaaggcttttacacgGAGTGACAATCTTcatgaacatcagagaatccacactggagagaagccttatgaatgcaatgactgtggaaaggctttcacatatCACTCTTATCTTATTGCACAtaagagaatccacactggagagaagccttatgaatgtaatgaatgtggaaaggctttcatacAGAGCTCCAGTCTTcataaacatcagagaatccacactggcgagaagccttatgaatgtaatgaatgtggaaaggctttcatacAGAGCTCCAGTCTTcgtaaacatcagagaatccacactggcgagaagccttatgaatgtaatgaatgtggaaaggctttcatggATCACTCCTACCTTGCTGTCCATCAaaaaatccacactggagagaagccttatgaatgtaatgaatgtggaaaggctttcacaaagaGCTCTTACCTTGTagcacatcagagaatccacactggagagaagccttatgaatgtaacgaatgtggaaaggctttcacaaggCACTCCCATCTTGATGCACAtaagagaatccacactggagagaaaccttatgaatgtaacgaatgtggaaagactttcacataTCACTCCAATCTTGctgtccatcagagaatccacactggagagaagccttatgattgtaatgaatgtggaaaggctttcacaaatCGCTCCTACCTTgtagtacatcagagaatccacactggagaaaagccttacaaatgtaatgaatgtggaaaggcttttgtGGATCACTCCTACCTTGTAGTACATCAGAGAACCCACACTGGAAAGAagctttatgaatgtaatgaatgtggaaaggctttcacaaggCGCTCCTGCCTTgtagtacatcagagaatccatactggagagaagctttatgaatgtaatgaatgtggaaaggttTTCACACAGCTCAGCAATCTTACttcccatcagagaatccacattggagagaagccttatgaatgtaaagaatgtggaaaggctttcacaaagcGCTCCTCCCTTgtagtacatcagagaatccacactggggataagctttatgaatgtaatgaatgtggaaagacttacacaaagcACTACTTCCTTgatgtacatcagagaatccacactggagagaagccttttgaatgtaatgaatgtggaaaagctttcagaAGGCGCTCCTCCCTTGTaatacatcagagaatccacactggagagaagccttacaaatgtaaccaatgtggaaaggctttcacaaagcGCACCTACCTTGTagcacatcagagaatccacactggagagaagccttatgaatgtaatgaatgtggaaaggctttcctAGATCACTCCTACCTTGctgtccatcagagaatccacactggagagaagccttatgaatgtaatcaatgtggaaaggctttcatataTCATTCCCATCTTGCTGTCCATCAGAGAAtacacactggagagaagccttttaaatgtaatgactgtggaaaggctttctCACGGCGCGAAAGTCTTGGTAAACATGTGAAAATCCACACTGGACAGAAACCTTCAGATAATGCTCAAATCTTGGATAGCAACAAAGAGTGCACATTAGAGAAAAACTTTTGA
- the LOC105750121 gene encoding zinc finger protein 420-like isoform X1, whose product MAPESCRPPPQGLVTFKDVAVDFSPEEWGLLDPDQKELHKEVMLENAENLLSLGLPVPREDLISHVERGGLRNSSTDAETWFDIKEMSANLNMISMEDFFQYSEYRVVFPNHKRNHIGEEHCEWHAHKKALRKSSSVANDKNIHPEEKTPECHECDKAFLVSSSLANHQRIHAGEKSYECKKPGKTLRERSTPAKYERIHMEKQSYICNQCGKNFQCYAKLAQHQRIHTGEKPYKCKECGKAFIHHPSLAKHQRIHTGEKPYKCNECGKAFTRSDNLHEHQRIHTGEKPYECNDCGKAFTYHSYLIAHKRIHTGEKPYECNECGKAFIQSSSLHKHQRIHTGEKPYECNECGKAFIQSSSLRKHQRIHTGEKPYECNECGKAFMDHSYLAVHQKIHTGEKPYECNECGKAFTKSSYLVAHQRIHTGEKPYECNECGKAFTRHSHLDAHKRIHTGEKPYECNECGKTFTYHSNLAVHQRIHTGEKPYDCNECGKAFTNRSYLVVHQRIHTGEKPYKCNECGKAFVDHSYLVVHQRTHTGKKLYECNECGKAFTRRSCLVVHQRIHTGEKLYECNECGKVFTQLSNLTSHQRIHIGEKPYECKECGKAFTKRSSLVVHQRIHTGDKLYECNECGKTYTKHYFLDVHQRIHTGEKPFECNECGKAFRRRSSLVIHQRIHTGEKPYKCNQCGKAFTKRTYLVAHQRIHTGEKPYECNECGKAFLDHSYLAVHQRIHTGEKPYECNQCGKAFIYHSHLAVHQRIHTGEKPFKCNDCGKAFSRRESLGKHVKIHTGQKPSDNAQILDSNKECTLEKNF is encoded by the exons ATGGCCCCTGAGAGCTGCAGACCCCCACCCCAG GGGTTGGTGACCTTCAAAGATGTGGCTGTGGACTTCAGCCCGGAGGAATGGGGTCTGTTGGATCCAGATCAGAAAGAGCTGCACAAGGAGGTCATGCTGGAGAATGCCGAAAACTTGCTCTCCCTGG GACTTCCAGTTCCCAGAGAAGATCTCATCTCCCATGTGGAAAGAGGAGGCCTGAGGAACTCCTCTACTG ATGCAGAGACATGGTTTGATATCAAGGAGATGAGTGCAAATCTGAACATGATCTCAATGGAAGACTTTTTTCAATATAGTGAATACAGGGTTGTTTTTCCTAACCATAAAAGAAACCACATTggagaggaacattgtgaatgGCATGCACacaaaaaagctttaagaaagagTTCCAGTGTTGCTAATGATAAGAATATACATCCTGAAGAGAAGACACCCGAGTGTCATGAATGTGATAAAGCTTTTCTTGTATCCTCTTCCCTTGCTAACCATCAGAGAATCCATGCTGGAGAGAAATCTTATGAATgtaagaaacctggaaagactttgagAGAGCGATCTACTCCTGCTAAATATGAGAGAATTCACATGGAAAAACAATCTTACatatgtaatcaatgtggaaagaatTTCCAGTGTTATGCCAAATTGgctcaacatcagagaattcacactggagagaagccttataaatgtaaggaatgtggaaaagctttcataCATCATCCCAGTCttgctaaacatcagagaatccacactggagagaagccttataaatgtaatgaatgtggaaaggcttttacacgGAGTGACAATCTTcatgaacatcagagaatccacactggagagaagccttatgaatgcaatgactgtggaaaggctttcacatatCACTCTTATCTTATTGCACAtaagagaatccacactggagagaagccttatgaatgtaatgaatgtggaaaggctttcatacAGAGCTCCAGTCTTcataaacatcagagaatccacactggcgagaagccttatgaatgtaatgaatgtggaaaggctttcatacAGAGCTCCAGTCTTcgtaaacatcagagaatccacactggcgagaagccttatgaatgtaatgaatgtggaaaggctttcatggATCACTCCTACCTTGCTGTCCATCAaaaaatccacactggagagaagccttatgaatgtaatgaatgtggaaaggctttcacaaagaGCTCTTACCTTGTagcacatcagagaatccacactggagagaagccttatgaatgtaacgaatgtggaaaggctttcacaaggCACTCCCATCTTGATGCACAtaagagaatccacactggagagaaaccttatgaatgtaacgaatgtggaaagactttcacataTCACTCCAATCTTGctgtccatcagagaatccacactggagagaagccttatgattgtaatgaatgtggaaaggctttcacaaatCGCTCCTACCTTgtagtacatcagagaatccacactggagaaaagccttacaaatgtaatgaatgtggaaaggcttttgtGGATCACTCCTACCTTGTAGTACATCAGAGAACCCACACTGGAAAGAagctttatgaatgtaatgaatgtggaaaggctttcacaaggCGCTCCTGCCTTgtagtacatcagagaatccatactggagagaagctttatgaatgtaatgaatgtggaaaggttTTCACACAGCTCAGCAATCTTACttcccatcagagaatccacattggagagaagccttatgaatgtaaagaatgtggaaaggctttcacaaagcGCTCCTCCCTTgtagtacatcagagaatccacactggggataagctttatgaatgtaatgaatgtggaaagacttacacaaagcACTACTTCCTTgatgtacatcagagaatccacactggagagaagccttttgaatgtaatgaatgtggaaaagctttcagaAGGCGCTCCTCCCTTGTaatacatcagagaatccacactggagagaagccttacaaatgtaaccaatgtggaaaggctttcacaaagcGCACCTACCTTGTagcacatcagagaatccacactggagagaagccttatgaatgtaatgaatgtggaaaggctttcctAGATCACTCCTACCTTGctgtccatcagagaatccacactggagagaagccttatgaatgtaatcaatgtggaaaggctttcatataTCATTCCCATCTTGCTGTCCATCAGAGAAtacacactggagagaagccttttaaatgtaatgactgtggaaaggctttctCACGGCGCGAAAGTCTTGGTAAACATGTGAAAATCCACACTGGACAGAAACCTTCAGATAATGCTCAAATCTTGGATAGCAACAAAGAGTGCACATTAGAGAAAAACTTTTGA